One region of Bacillus pumilus genomic DNA includes:
- the rok gene encoding transcriptional regulator Rok, with product MFNEREALRLRLEQLNEAEVKVIREYQIERDTIYAKLRELDRHGTGLVSDTKKEVRTERKTDSLPVLAELAAQEMRSYQPPAQSQSNAVSTLGTGQLNGAPVGIPEGSTRRRRGTARPGSKAAKLREAAIKTLKRHNAAIKSSELQKEIEKESGLEIPNMTTFMQSLIKMYPEVKKPYRGQYILEGDIQTEDE from the coding sequence TTGTTTAATGAGAGGGAAGCGTTACGATTACGATTGGAACAATTAAACGAAGCAGAAGTAAAGGTCATCCGTGAATATCAAATTGAGCGAGATACGATTTATGCAAAATTAAGAGAATTAGACCGTCATGGAACAGGTCTAGTGTCAGATACAAAAAAAGAAGTGCGTACAGAAAGAAAAACGGATTCACTGCCTGTATTAGCTGAACTGGCTGCACAAGAAATGAGAAGCTACCAGCCGCCTGCACAATCACAATCAAATGCTGTATCAACTTTAGGAACAGGACAGCTAAACGGTGCACCTGTAGGTATTCCTGAAGGATCTACAAGACGCAGAAGAGGCACAGCTCGCCCTGGTTCAAAGGCAGCTAAGCTTCGTGAAGCTGCGATTAAAACGTTAAAGCGTCATAATGCAGCGATTAAAAGCTCTGAACTTCAAAAAGAAATTGAAAAAGAGAGCGGTCTTGAAATTCCAAATATGACAACGTTTATGCAAAGCTTAATTAAAATGTATCCTGAAGTGAAAAAGCCATATCGCGGACAGTATATTTTAGAAGGCGATATTCAAACAGAAGACGAATAA
- a CDS encoding molybdenum cofactor guanylyltransferase translates to MDIVNVILAGGASRRFGEPKASYMYQGKPLYEHVKKQLLKGQMVIISHPSLLTFFKERGERDVWLDDEQVRGCGPLAGIYTAMQKQEAAWYLVTACDMPFVRRETAEALSSYCSEHVDAIIPLVQGRLQPLFALYHRRCLPSIDACLKENQLAIKELIQRLKVRIVSEEELNVTPNEFRNINKRSDLPENGMI, encoded by the coding sequence ATGGACATAGTCAATGTCATTTTAGCTGGAGGAGCATCCAGACGTTTTGGAGAGCCAAAGGCAAGTTATATGTATCAAGGAAAACCACTATATGAGCATGTGAAAAAGCAGCTTTTGAAAGGACAGATGGTCATCATCAGCCATCCATCACTTCTGACCTTTTTTAAAGAAAGAGGTGAACGAGATGTGTGGTTGGATGATGAACAGGTGCGCGGATGCGGGCCGCTTGCCGGCATTTATACAGCGATGCAAAAGCAAGAAGCAGCATGGTATTTAGTGACGGCATGTGACATGCCTTTCGTGCGGAGAGAGACCGCCGAAGCATTATCGTCCTATTGTAGCGAGCACGTAGATGCAATCATCCCGCTTGTTCAGGGCAGATTACAGCCTTTATTTGCACTTTATCACCGCCGCTGTCTGCCGTCCATTGATGCGTGTTTAAAAGAGAATCAATTAGCCATCAAAGAGTTAATTCAAAGGCTTAAGGTGCGTATCGTCTCAGAAGAGGAACTGAACGTAACACCAAATGAATTCCGAAATATCAATAAAAGAAGCGATTTACCTGAAAACGGTATGATATGA
- a CDS encoding thiazole biosynthesis adenylyltransferase ThiF, whose amino-acid sequence MNDRYSRQILFPPVGEKGQRALADSHVLIVGAGALGTASAEGLVRSGIGTLTIVDRDYVEFSNLQRQQLYTEHDAKAHVPKAAAAKKRLLEINHEVTIHALIEDAGVELLRPLFHSANIVIDATDNFETRMVMNDLSQETKTPWIYGACVSSQGMYMTILPDKTPCLSCVFTELPVGGLTCDTAGIISPAVQMVSAYQQTEALKYLTGHEDQIERKFVTFDLWQATSFKMDLSLTKQKDCPSCGKDRTYPYLHDQRKKTTILCGRDTVQVVSKDLANLSFQHVKERLSSICEVEVNDFLIHVRYESYRIVFFKGGRALIHGTNDEKAANSLLAKLLGI is encoded by the coding sequence TTGAATGATCGATATTCAAGACAAATCTTGTTCCCTCCGGTTGGGGAAAAGGGTCAGCGTGCGCTTGCTGACAGTCATGTTCTAATTGTTGGAGCGGGTGCACTTGGAACGGCCTCTGCGGAAGGGCTTGTCCGGTCTGGGATCGGCACGTTGACGATTGTTGATCGTGATTATGTAGAATTTTCAAATTTACAGCGGCAGCAGCTGTATACAGAACATGACGCAAAGGCACATGTGCCAAAAGCAGCTGCGGCAAAAAAACGTCTCCTAGAGATCAATCATGAAGTGACCATACACGCCCTGATTGAAGATGCAGGGGTTGAGCTGTTAAGACCGTTATTTCACAGCGCAAATATTGTCATTGATGCGACGGATAATTTTGAGACGAGAATGGTCATGAATGATTTATCGCAGGAAACGAAGACGCCGTGGATATATGGTGCTTGTGTGAGCAGCCAGGGGATGTATATGACCATTTTGCCAGATAAAACGCCGTGTTTATCGTGTGTCTTTACAGAACTGCCTGTTGGCGGTTTGACGTGTGATACAGCGGGGATTATTTCTCCAGCAGTTCAGATGGTTTCTGCTTATCAGCAAACAGAGGCGCTAAAGTATTTAACAGGACATGAAGATCAAATCGAACGGAAATTTGTCACATTTGATCTTTGGCAGGCGACATCGTTTAAAATGGATTTGTCTCTTACTAAGCAGAAGGACTGTCCATCTTGCGGCAAAGATAGAACCTATCCTTATTTACACGATCAGCGTAAAAAAACGACGATTCTTTGCGGGCGGGATACAGTCCAAGTTGTATCTAAGGATCTAGCTAATCTATCATTTCAGCATGTGAAAGAGCGGCTGTCATCCATTTGTGAGGTAGAAGTGAATGACTTCTTAATCCATGTCCGCTATGAATCTTATCGTATCGTCTTTTTCAAAGGTGGACGTGCATTAATCCATGGGACAAATGATGAAAAAGCAGCCAATTCATTACTAGCAAAACTGCTAGGGATATAG
- the glp gene encoding gephyrin-like molybdotransferase Glp has translation MMERRQPIPVQEAIQKVHQYEKHGEAEWVPLRNSLERFIAEDILADHDVPAFDRSPYDGFALRAEDTKEASSEHPVEFEVIDHIGAGVVSAKTIGPFQAIRIMTGGKIPNGANVVIMLELTKTFEKDGKSYMSLKRLLKKGDNISRQGEEVLEGNVMLKKGTKVTPGVTALLATFGYAVVPVVKKPVIGIISTGTELLQVSDAMVDGKIRNSNLSMVYAQILKAGGEPLDLGGVSDDFDKSYHAVKAALSKVDFLITTGGVSVGDFDFLPAIYEKLGAQVLFNKVAMRPGSVTTVAAMPNGQLLFGLSGNPAACFVGFELFVKPMVYKWSFKKQPFPDFAEAKLTHDFPKANPFTRFVRAALEFTGSQLSVTPTGLDISSAVTSIAEANCFIVLPGGTRGFKAGDQVHVLLFQHEGEGSPCWMTH, from the coding sequence GTGATGGAAAGACGTCAGCCAATTCCAGTACAAGAAGCCATTCAAAAAGTCCATCAATATGAAAAGCATGGAGAAGCAGAATGGGTGCCTTTAAGAAATAGCCTTGAAAGGTTCATTGCAGAAGATATTTTGGCAGATCATGATGTGCCTGCATTTGATCGGTCCCCGTATGATGGTTTTGCACTTCGGGCAGAAGATACAAAAGAAGCGTCAAGCGAGCATCCGGTTGAATTTGAGGTCATTGATCATATTGGGGCAGGAGTGGTCTCAGCAAAAACCATCGGTCCCTTTCAAGCCATTCGTATCATGACAGGAGGAAAAATCCCGAATGGAGCAAATGTCGTCATCATGCTTGAGCTGACTAAAACCTTTGAAAAAGATGGGAAATCATACATGTCACTTAAAAGACTGCTGAAAAAAGGGGACAATATTTCTCGTCAAGGAGAAGAGGTACTTGAAGGGAATGTGATGCTCAAAAAAGGAACCAAAGTAACTCCGGGCGTTACGGCCTTATTGGCGACATTCGGATATGCGGTAGTTCCAGTTGTCAAAAAGCCAGTGATCGGCATCATCTCAACAGGTACAGAGCTTCTTCAAGTGAGTGATGCAATGGTGGACGGGAAGATTAGAAACAGTAACCTTAGCATGGTTTATGCCCAGATCCTTAAGGCTGGGGGAGAGCCGCTTGATTTAGGCGGTGTGTCCGATGATTTTGACAAAAGCTATCATGCAGTCAAAGCAGCCTTAAGCAAGGTAGACTTCTTAATTACAACAGGCGGAGTTTCAGTAGGTGATTTTGACTTTCTCCCCGCAATTTATGAAAAGCTGGGAGCTCAGGTGCTATTTAATAAAGTGGCCATGAGACCCGGCAGTGTAACGACGGTTGCTGCAATGCCAAATGGTCAACTGCTGTTTGGCCTGTCAGGAAATCCTGCTGCCTGTTTTGTTGGCTTTGAATTATTTGTGAAACCGATGGTCTATAAATGGTCTTTCAAGAAACAGCCGTTCCCCGATTTTGCTGAGGCGAAGCTGACACACGATTTCCCAAAAGCCAATCCGTTTACTCGATTTGTCAGAGCGGCACTTGAGTTCACGGGCAGTCAGCTCAGTGTGACCCCAACAGGTCTCGATATATCAAGTGCCGTGACCTCAATAGCAGAGGCTAACTGTTTCATCGTGCTGCCAGGTGGAACAAGAGGTTTTAAGGCTGGTGATCAGGTGCATGTTCTGCTGTTTCAGCACGAAGGCGAGGGTTCCCCATGCTGGATGACACATTAA
- the mobB gene encoding molybdopterin-guanine dinucleotide biosynthesis protein B — protein sequence MLDDTLSILQVVGYQNSGKTSLIEKLCQLAVLDELKLGCFKHHGHGGKPDRLLKEKDTDRYVGAGAFAAGVEGEGEFHFSMQHITLKQLLNMCQYLPLDAVLIEGYKQAPYRKIVCVKNEEELIDLSTLSNIQAAIYFSQEFQLAKNYSFPVFSAFEKDANTFCYNLLKGGGSI from the coding sequence ATGCTGGATGACACATTAAGTATATTACAGGTGGTCGGTTATCAAAACAGCGGAAAAACGTCGTTGATTGAAAAGCTCTGTCAGCTGGCTGTACTTGATGAGCTGAAGCTAGGCTGTTTTAAACACCATGGACATGGCGGTAAACCAGATCGTCTTTTGAAAGAAAAAGACACCGATCGATATGTCGGGGCAGGTGCATTTGCCGCTGGCGTAGAAGGAGAGGGTGAATTTCACTTTTCAATGCAGCACATCACGTTAAAGCAATTGCTCAACATGTGTCAGTATCTTCCATTAGACGCGGTCTTGATAGAAGGGTATAAACAGGCGCCATACCGCAAAATCGTTTGTGTGAAGAATGAAGAGGAGCTCATTGATCTTTCAACACTTTCCAATATACAAGCAGCTATTTATTTTTCTCAAGAGTTTCAGTTAGCCAAAAATTACTCTTTTCCAGTGTTTTCAGCCTTTGAAAAGGATGCGAATACATTTTGTTATAACTTATTGAAGGGAGGTGGCTCTATTTGA
- a CDS encoding molybdenum cofactor biosynthesis protein MoaE has protein sequence MSELFKITKVPIDVNELIQHVTRRKAGAITTFIGTVREWTNGKKTLRLTYEAYIPMAESMLSQIGQEIKKRWPDTEAAIVHRIGTLDITDIAVAIAVSSPHRKAAYEANEYAIERIKEIVPIWKKEYWEDGEAWIGDQLETVSYPEGKPSELQLAKKEGDQLD, from the coding sequence TTGAGTGAACTTTTTAAAATAACAAAAGTGCCGATTGATGTGAATGAATTGATTCAGCATGTGACAAGGCGGAAGGCAGGGGCCATTACGACGTTTATCGGGACGGTCAGAGAGTGGACAAACGGTAAGAAAACGTTGCGTTTAACTTATGAAGCTTACATACCAATGGCTGAAAGTATGCTAAGTCAAATTGGACAAGAAATCAAAAAACGGTGGCCTGATACTGAAGCTGCCATTGTGCACCGGATCGGAACACTTGATATAACGGATATTGCTGTTGCGATAGCCGTTTCATCTCCTCATAGGAAGGCTGCATACGAAGCGAACGAATATGCCATTGAGCGAATTAAGGAAATCGTTCCGATTTGGAAAAAAGAATATTGGGAAGACGGGGAAGCCTGGATAGGTGATCAGCTTGAAACAGTTTCATATCCAGAGGGGAAACCTAGCGAGCTTCAACTTGCAAAGAAAGAAGGTGATCAGCTTGATTAG
- the moaD gene encoding molybdopterin converting factor subunit 1 — protein MISVLLFAGLAEKAGKQQIIIQKDQTTVDEIKLELQEVYGVDAAQNVMVAVNERYTRGNAEVCSGDTVAFIPPVSGG, from the coding sequence TTGATTAGTGTATTATTGTTCGCCGGCCTTGCTGAGAAGGCCGGTAAACAACAAATCATCATTCAAAAAGATCAAACAACGGTTGATGAGATTAAATTAGAATTACAGGAGGTATATGGTGTTGATGCTGCACAAAATGTGATGGTTGCAGTCAACGAACGATATACGAGGGGAAACGCTGAAGTGTGTAGCGGGGACACTGTTGCATTCATTCCTCCTGTAAGCGGTGGATAA
- a CDS encoding YIP1 family protein, translated as MKENMQKPTIIGVSTRPSEHLKRVWENPVVWWPLSCVLFLTVIVTYLSELVNEGMWADLSLPVSVVYVVTLIGLLLGLVVNAAIYKFIVFLAKGDASFQQLFSAVLFITPVTIVGTIISHLSIILFHVPKNITITSLNALIQTSGPWHAVLANIDLFVIWNLVLTGFLLMKVGHISPRIAWTIIGVFYLLSIIFQYVGTAITISVSWG; from the coding sequence ATGAAAGAAAATATGCAAAAGCCTACGATCATTGGAGTGAGCACAAGGCCTTCGGAGCACCTGAAAAGAGTATGGGAAAATCCGGTGGTTTGGTGGCCTTTATCCTGCGTACTTTTTTTAACAGTGATTGTGACTTATTTGTCAGAGCTGGTGAATGAAGGAATGTGGGCAGATTTAAGCTTGCCGGTATCGGTCGTTTATGTGGTGACGCTAATTGGTCTACTTCTCGGGCTTGTGGTTAATGCTGCAATATATAAGTTCATCGTTTTTTTAGCAAAGGGTGATGCATCGTTTCAGCAGCTGTTTTCAGCGGTCCTGTTTATTACACCAGTTACGATCGTTGGTACGATTATTTCTCATCTGTCCATCATTCTGTTCCATGTGCCAAAAAACATCACAATCACCTCATTAAATGCACTCATTCAAACGTCTGGTCCATGGCATGCTGTGCTTGCCAATATTGATCTATTTGTGATCTGGAACCTTGTTTTAACAGGCTTTTTATTGATGAAAGTAGGCCATATATCGCCAAGAATCGCTTGGACCATTATAGGAGTCTTTTATCTCTTATCTATCATTTTTCAATATGTAGGAACTGCAATCACCATATCAGTAAGCTGGGGGTAG
- a CDS encoding efflux RND transporter periplasmic adaptor subunit produces the protein MRKKIIIGSIFIIVIGLFIGFNIAKNQSKPASTAAIKTVKPTQKEITTTVMTPGTLSFSEEQFIYAEEEKGHLKGVSVKEGEKVKPGTPLLTYENRELELEEEQQALAAESSTLKREQLQNRLSELDKKQGGDSAANPKTERDQLELELKAAELEQKQAEISQEKVKTQIEDLIVHSKIAGTVISIEQEEGAGKPEERQPIIHIGNEKKMIVRGLISEYDAIKVKKKQKVKITSDVIRGKSWQGVVKKVGVVPAQAASETTAGDQTVQYPVEIEIKGKKPEAKPGFKMIMEIETDKRQALTIPESAVKKEDDGQYVYVVKKNVLKKVKVELGETSGHDLEVTKGVIAEDQIISHPSDDMYDGMEVNAE, from the coding sequence ATGAGAAAGAAAATCATCATCGGATCCATTTTTATTATTGTTATCGGTCTATTTATTGGCTTTAACATTGCGAAAAATCAATCAAAGCCTGCTTCGACAGCAGCTATTAAAACAGTAAAACCTACGCAAAAAGAAATCACCACTACGGTCATGACGCCAGGGACACTTTCATTCTCTGAAGAGCAGTTCATTTATGCAGAAGAGGAAAAGGGACATTTGAAGGGGGTTTCTGTGAAAGAAGGAGAAAAGGTAAAGCCTGGAACGCCGCTTCTTACATATGAAAATAGGGAGCTGGAACTTGAAGAAGAGCAGCAAGCTCTTGCGGCTGAATCCAGTACGTTAAAACGCGAACAATTACAAAATAGATTGAGCGAATTAGATAAAAAACAAGGAGGCGACTCCGCTGCCAATCCTAAAACCGAGCGAGACCAGCTTGAACTAGAGCTGAAAGCGGCTGAATTAGAACAAAAACAAGCAGAGATCAGCCAAGAAAAAGTAAAAACACAAATAGAAGATTTAATCGTACATAGTAAAATTGCCGGTACAGTCATTTCCATTGAGCAAGAAGAAGGGGCAGGAAAGCCGGAAGAAAGGCAGCCGATCATTCATATTGGCAATGAGAAAAAAATGATTGTGCGAGGATTGATTTCTGAATATGACGCCATAAAAGTGAAAAAGAAACAAAAAGTAAAGATAACGTCTGATGTCATTCGCGGAAAGAGCTGGCAAGGGGTCGTGAAAAAAGTGGGGGTTGTACCTGCTCAGGCAGCATCCGAAACAACTGCAGGTGATCAAACGGTGCAATATCCAGTTGAAATCGAAATAAAAGGAAAAAAACCTGAAGCAAAACCTGGTTTTAAAATGATCATGGAAATTGAAACAGATAAGCGTCAAGCCCTAACGATTCCTGAATCAGCTGTAAAAAAAGAGGATGATGGACAATACGTTTATGTTGTCAAAAAGAATGTACTTAAAAAAGTAAAAGTAGAGCTAGGGGAAACGTCAGGTCATGATCTTGAAGTGACAAAAGGTGTCATAGCAGAGGATCAAATCATTTCTCATCCATCAGATGACATGTATGACGGAATGGAAGTGAATGCTGAATGA
- a CDS encoding ABC transporter ATP-binding protein: MIQLSNVTKSYEVAEESFDVLSEVDLVIEKGEYMSIMGPSGSGKSTLMNIIGCLDRPTTGQYHFQGRELSAAKDQDLAVIRNQFIGFVFQQFHLLPRLNARRNVELPMIYAGISQKERKERAEMALEKVGLADRMKHMPSELSGGQKQRVAIARAIVNKPQLILADEPTGALDSKTSFSIMEQFTKLNEEGTTIVLVTHEEEIAAYTNRTVVVRDGRLVEDRLTQGDAMNETL; encoded by the coding sequence ATGATTCAGCTTTCAAACGTGACAAAAAGCTACGAGGTTGCCGAGGAATCATTTGATGTATTAAGTGAGGTCGATCTTGTCATCGAAAAAGGCGAGTATATGTCCATTATGGGCCCGTCCGGCTCTGGAAAATCGACGTTAATGAATATCATTGGCTGTTTAGACCGGCCAACTACAGGACAATATCATTTTCAAGGAAGAGAGCTGTCAGCAGCAAAGGATCAAGACCTCGCAGTGATTCGAAATCAATTCATTGGATTTGTCTTTCAGCAATTTCATCTGCTGCCGAGGTTAAATGCGAGGCGTAATGTTGAGCTTCCGATGATTTACGCTGGTATCAGTCAAAAGGAAAGAAAAGAACGTGCAGAGATGGCACTTGAAAAGGTTGGTTTGGCAGACCGAATGAAACATATGCCAAGTGAGTTGTCGGGAGGGCAAAAGCAAAGAGTGGCTATAGCCCGTGCAATTGTCAATAAGCCGCAGCTTATCTTAGCAGATGAACCGACAGGCGCTCTTGACTCAAAAACAAGCTTCTCAATCATGGAACAGTTTACTAAGCTGAATGAGGAAGGGACAACGATTGTGCTTGTCACCCATGAAGAAGAAATAGCTGCATATACAAATCGGACGGTCGTTGTAAGAGATGGCCGACTCGTTGAAGATAGATTGACACAAGGGGACGCTATGAATGAAACTCTTTGA
- a CDS encoding ABC transporter permease gives MKLFENIKIAMNSVLAHKLRSILTMLGIIIGVGSVIAVVAIGQGGEQMLKGSISGPNNTVDMTYTPSDEELNANPNALFDATFTEEDIKSIKTINGVNQVASSTAQGMQLRFQDTTVDATVNGINEGYTNVHSLQIAEGQNLRDIDFKSGRRAALISEGLQKELFNGQKALGEMIWMNGQPVEVIGVLAKQKGMLSFDMNEIYVPFAMLTSTFGINEYDKLSIQVAHADQMKEVGKSAAALLNENHHTEDAYEMINMEEIAEGIGQITSVMTTIIGSIAGISLLVGGIGVMNIMLVSVTERTREIGIRKAIGATRAQILVQFLIESVVLTLIGGLMGIALGIGGASLVSLIAGWPSLVSWQIICVGVLFSMFIGIVFGLIPANKAARLDPIDSLRYE, from the coding sequence ATGAAACTCTTTGAAAATATCAAAATAGCGATGAATTCTGTTTTAGCTCATAAATTACGTTCTATTTTAACGATGCTTGGGATTATTATTGGTGTTGGATCAGTCATTGCGGTCGTGGCTATCGGTCAAGGCGGCGAGCAAATGCTAAAAGGGTCAATTTCGGGTCCAAACAATACAGTTGATATGACGTATACGCCGTCTGACGAAGAGTTAAATGCAAATCCCAACGCTTTATTCGATGCCACATTTACTGAGGAAGACATAAAAAGTATTAAGACAATCAATGGGGTGAATCAGGTTGCCTCTTCGACTGCGCAAGGAATGCAGCTGAGATTTCAAGATACAACAGTGGATGCGACAGTTAACGGTATAAATGAAGGGTATACGAATGTACATTCATTACAAATAGCAGAAGGGCAGAATTTAAGAGATATTGACTTTAAAAGCGGCAGAAGAGCCGCCCTCATCTCTGAAGGCTTACAAAAAGAATTATTTAATGGACAGAAGGCATTGGGCGAAATGATTTGGATGAACGGACAGCCGGTTGAAGTCATCGGTGTTTTAGCCAAACAAAAAGGGATGCTCTCATTCGATATGAATGAAATATATGTCCCTTTTGCAATGCTCACCTCCACATTTGGGATCAATGAATACGATAAGTTGTCAATTCAAGTCGCACATGCTGATCAAATGAAGGAAGTAGGAAAGAGTGCGGCTGCATTATTAAATGAAAATCATCATACAGAAGATGCTTATGAAATGATCAACATGGAAGAAATCGCAGAAGGCATTGGTCAAATCACGTCTGTTATGACCACAATCATTGGCTCAATAGCTGGAATTTCTTTACTTGTCGGCGGTATCGGCGTGATGAATATCATGCTTGTTTCTGTGACAGAGAGGACAAGGGAAATCGGTATTCGAAAAGCGATTGGAGCAACGAGGGCTCAAATACTCGTTCAATTTTTAATTGAGTCTGTCGTCTTAACCTTGATCGGCGGGTTGATGGGGATTGCACTAGGTATAGGCGGTGCCTCGTTAGTATCACTCATTGCCGGCTGGCCGTCCTTAGTATCTTGGCAAATCATCTGTGTAGGTGTGCTGTTTAGTATGTTTATTGGGATTGTTTTTGGGTTAATTCCTGCGAATAAAGCAGCAAGACTAGATCCGATTGATTCTCTTAGATATGAATAA
- a CDS encoding DeoR/GlpR family DNA-binding transcription regulator has product MLTPERHQLIIDCLEENDVIKIQDLTIMTDASESTIRRDLSALEEKGFLKRVHGGAAKISSIRLEPDVFEKSAKNLQEKSLVAEAAASLLKQGDCIYLDAGTTTQQMIEYIDPEQDIVVVTNGVMHIEALMRKGISFYLIGGSVKHRTGAMVGAAALTAMENYRFDKSFVGTNGIHPEAGFTTPDPEEALMKKRAMKQAKKTYILTDASKFGEISFSTFASLQEATIITNDAKEDSFDNYHEKTVIKVVKT; this is encoded by the coding sequence ATGTTAACACCGGAAAGACATCAACTCATTATCGACTGTTTAGAAGAAAATGATGTCATCAAAATACAGGACTTAACGATTATGACGGATGCGTCTGAATCTACTATTAGAAGAGATTTATCAGCCCTTGAAGAAAAAGGATTTCTTAAAAGAGTTCATGGGGGAGCAGCCAAGATATCAAGTATCCGTCTTGAACCAGATGTATTTGAGAAATCTGCCAAAAACCTTCAAGAAAAGTCATTGGTTGCAGAGGCAGCTGCTTCACTTTTAAAACAAGGCGATTGTATTTATTTAGACGCTGGTACGACCACACAGCAAATGATTGAATATATCGATCCAGAACAAGATATTGTTGTGGTGACAAACGGTGTTATGCACATTGAAGCACTCATGAGAAAAGGCATTTCTTTTTACCTGATAGGCGGATCAGTGAAACATCGAACAGGAGCCATGGTGGGAGCCGCAGCTTTGACGGCGATGGAAAATTACCGTTTTGACAAAAGCTTTGTTGGGACGAACGGCATTCATCCCGAGGCAGGGTTTACAACACCTGATCCAGAGGAAGCGCTCATGAAAAAAAGGGCCATGAAGCAGGCGAAAAAAACCTATATCTTAACAGATGCCTCTAAATTTGGCGAAATATCGTTTTCAACCTTTGCTAGTTTACAGGAAGCCACCATTATCACAAACGACGCAAAAGAGGATTCATTCGATAATTACCATGAAAAAACGGTTATAAAGGTAGTGAAAACATGA
- the pfkB gene encoding 1-phosphofructokinase, giving the protein MIYTVTLNPSVDYIVHVEDFAVGGLNRSTYDKKYPGGKGINVSRLLKRHGVESKALGFIGGFTGKYIQDFLQNEQLQTAFHEVSEDTRINVKLKTGEETEINGLGPSITEAQFESFLSQFTSLIEGDVVVLAGSIPSSLPHNTYERIAEVCEKQGVRVVLDISGEALKKAAGLKPFLMKPNHHELGEMFETSISTAEEAIPYGKKLLEQGAEHVIVSMAGDGALLFSKEGIYQSNVPKGTLVNSVGAGDSVVAGFLAGVSKGLSIEESFKLGVTSGSATAFSEELGTKELVDTLLPQVKVTRI; this is encoded by the coding sequence ATGATTTATACAGTTACTTTAAACCCATCAGTTGATTACATCGTACACGTGGAGGATTTCGCAGTCGGCGGTTTGAATCGTTCAACCTATGACAAAAAATATCCGGGCGGAAAAGGGATCAATGTCTCAAGGCTTTTAAAACGTCACGGTGTTGAATCAAAAGCGCTTGGATTTATAGGCGGATTTACAGGCAAATATATTCAAGACTTTTTACAAAACGAACAATTACAAACAGCCTTTCACGAGGTGTCAGAAGATACAAGAATCAATGTGAAGCTAAAAACAGGTGAAGAAACCGAAATCAACGGACTCGGCCCATCAATTACTGAAGCGCAATTTGAGTCGTTTCTGTCTCAATTTACCTCATTGATTGAAGGAGATGTCGTTGTGTTAGCTGGCAGCATTCCTTCTTCGTTGCCTCATAACACATATGAACGTATTGCTGAAGTGTGCGAAAAGCAAGGCGTTAGAGTTGTTCTTGATATTTCCGGGGAAGCCCTTAAAAAAGCAGCAGGCTTGAAACCGTTCTTAATGAAGCCAAACCATCATGAACTAGGTGAAATGTTTGAGACGAGCATCTCTACTGCAGAAGAAGCCATTCCTTATGGGAAGAAGCTGTTAGAACAAGGTGCTGAACATGTCATCGTATCCATGGCTGGAGATGGCGCTCTCTTATTCAGTAAGGAAGGGATTTATCAGTCCAATGTTCCAAAGGGTACGCTTGTTAATTCGGTTGGTGCAGGGGATTCAGTCGTTGCAGGATTTTTAGCCGGCGTTTCGAAAGGCCTTTCGATTGAAGAATCATTTAAGCTTGGCGTCACATCAGGCAGTGCTACAGCATTTTCTGAGGAGCTTGGGACAAAAGAACTTGTCGACACACTATTACCACAAGTAAAAGTCACACGCATTTAA